In Lycium ferocissimum isolate CSIRO_LF1 chromosome 11, AGI_CSIRO_Lferr_CH_V1, whole genome shotgun sequence, a single genomic region encodes these proteins:
- the LOC132038461 gene encoding secreted RxLR effector protein 161-like yields the protein MKSFGPEVPYLSAIGALMYLANATRPDIAFSVNLLARYSSSPTRRHWNGVKHILRYLKGTSDMGLFYTNKGSTDLVGYADASYLSDLHKARSQTGIFTCGTCYTTKQSIVATSSNHPR from the coding sequence atgaagagcttTGGTCCCgaagtaccatatcttagtgCAATTGGTGCACTTATGTATCTTGCTAATGCTACAAGACCTGACATAGCGTTCTCTGTTAATTTGCTAGCAAGATATAGCTCTTCTCCTACACGAAGACATTGGAACGGAGTTAAGCATATATTGCGATATCTGAAGGGAACTAGCGATATGGGTCTGTTTTATACTAACAAAGGTAGTACAGATCTTGTTGGTTATGCAGATGCAAGTTATTTATCTGATCTGCATAAAGCTCGATCTCAAACAGGTATTTTTACATGCGGTACTTGCTACACCACAAAGCAGTCCATTGTTGCTACTTCTTCGAATCATCCGAgataa